A window from Nitrospirota bacterium encodes these proteins:
- a CDS encoding Gfo/Idh/MocA family oxidoreductase — protein sequence MKKTVVSPKNLNILVIGTGMYVCGRGTDGYGTILPAIYEWKKQGKAGDVYIAGTNPKGINILKKKSVELSKLTGIKVNLRYYPGAGDSDVNAYKKAIKDIPKPACAIVAVPDNLHRKIAGDTIENGLHTLVVKPLAPALKETLELVELQQGHNVYGAVEFHKRFDRSNLKLKDAISSGKIGTPLYFIVEYSQRKSIPTERFKGWVETANIFQYLGVHYVDIIYFATKAIPLRVMATGQKRFLISKGIDTYDSIQAVIEWEMPSGAVFTSSFFTNWIDPENTSAMSDQKIKVIGTKGRYEADQKNRGIRIITDGNGIEEPNPDFCSMYGTAAGDVSFRGYGIESVLQFLADVCAIESGTVKIAGLEGKRPTFKDSIIPTAIIEAVNKSLAGNGKWINIKSNYKQGGE from the coding sequence ATGAAAAAAACTGTTGTTTCTCCCAAAAACCTCAACATCCTTGTTATCGGCACCGGCATGTATGTGTGCGGGAGAGGTACAGATGGTTACGGTACGATACTGCCTGCAATTTATGAATGGAAAAAACAAGGGAAAGCCGGGGATGTTTATATAGCCGGAACAAATCCAAAGGGCATCAATATTTTAAAGAAAAAATCCGTGGAACTCAGCAAATTAACAGGTATTAAGGTTAATTTAAGATATTACCCCGGTGCCGGAGACAGTGATGTAAACGCATACAAGAAGGCAATAAAGGATATTCCTAAACCGGCCTGCGCCATTGTGGCGGTCCCTGACAATCTTCACCGAAAGATTGCAGGCGATACTATTGAAAATGGTTTGCATACCCTTGTAGTAAAGCCTCTTGCGCCTGCCTTAAAGGAAACATTGGAACTCGTTGAACTTCAGCAAGGGCATAATGTTTATGGAGCAGTGGAATTTCATAAACGGTTTGACCGTTCAAACCTTAAATTAAAAGATGCCATTTCAAGCGGCAAAATCGGTACCCCTTTATATTTTATAGTGGAATACAGCCAGCGAAAAAGCATTCCGACTGAAAGATTTAAGGGCTGGGTTGAGACGGCTAACATATTCCAATATCTCGGTGTTCACTATGTTGATATAATTTATTTTGCGACAAAAGCCATTCCTCTCAGGGTAATGGCAACAGGACAGAAAAGATTCCTTATTTCAAAAGGCATTGATACATATGATTCTATTCAGGCTGTTATTGAATGGGAAATGCCCTCAGGCGCTGTTTTCACATCTTCCTTTTTTACCAACTGGATCGACCCTGAAAACACCTCTGCGATGTCTGACCAGAAGATAAAAGTGATTGGGACAAAGGGGCGTTATGAAGCGGACCAAAAAAATCGCGGGATACGCATAATCACAGATGGAAATGGAATAGAAGAGCCGAATCCTGATTTTTGTTCTATGTACGGAACTGCTGCCGGAGATGTATCATTTCGCGGGTATGGGATTGAGAGCGTGCTTCAATTCCTCGCTGATGTATGCGCTATTGAATCGGGGACAGTAAAAATTGCCGGACTTGAAGGCAAACGGCCGACATTTAAGGACTCCATTATCCCCACTGCAATTATTGAAGCTGTAAATAAGAGTCTTGCCGGGAACGGCAAATGGATAAATATAAAATCTAATTATAAACAGGGAGGAGAATAA
- a CDS encoding YhcH/YjgK/YiaL family protein, which yields MILDRIENWGGYFNKESDMYKGFKFITEVFNENTPDGRYDIIGDEIYAMVQSYCTDALETKKFESHRQYIDIQYIVSGREAIGWLPVYELGIMTPYSEDKDVIFYHDAEGRSQLILTPGIFAVFYPADAHMPGCFIDKPGHVRKIVVKVRV from the coding sequence ATGATATTAGACCGGATTGAAAACTGGGGCGGTTATTTTAATAAAGAATCGGATATGTATAAAGGTTTCAAATTTATAACTGAAGTGTTCAATGAGAATACTCCTGACGGGCGGTATGATATTATAGGTGATGAAATATATGCAATGGTGCAGAGTTACTGCACAGATGCACTGGAAACTAAGAAATTTGAAAGTCACAGACAATATATTGATATACAATATATTGTTTCAGGCAGAGAGGCAATTGGATGGCTGCCTGTCTATGAATTGGGAATAATGACGCCGTACTCAGAGGACAAAGATGTGATTTTTTATCATGACGCTGAAGGTAGGTCTCAACTTATCTTGACGCCGGGGATATTTGCCGTATTTTATCCGGCGGATGCGCATATGCCAGGCTGTTTTATTGATAAACCCGGGCATGTAAGAAAAATCGTAGTAAAGGTCAGGGTATAG
- a CDS encoding class I SAM-dependent methyltransferase, whose translation MKIAQRFVDESLALHWQVDETKESFSRLMEQLEVKSNFKPYFEEAVEEMQRHFGSERLKKGITVADIGSGICWTSAILANLPYVKHVYSVEPSAERLRHAECVFKHLRAPEGKVTILNGNFEEIAITQKIDLFVLCASFHHCYDKYIQELFRNIRKLLNPEGRVLIANEHYVNSVWVIKRFISYFKHLGNKKKLGFDLKNLRSPNPFDGEHWRTIRELKDIFKEEGFTAEFYLHKGDLCKDKPTFYHRAGWRYYYAILRKE comes from the coding sequence GTGAAAATAGCGCAAAGATTTGTAGATGAATCACTGGCACTGCACTGGCAGGTGGATGAAACAAAAGAGAGCTTCAGCCGGCTGATGGAACAGCTTGAAGTAAAGTCAAATTTTAAACCCTATTTTGAAGAAGCTGTTGAAGAGATGCAGAGACATTTTGGGAGTGAAAGGCTCAAAAAAGGGATAACAGTGGCAGATATAGGTTCAGGCATCTGCTGGACTTCTGCGATACTGGCAAACCTGCCTTATGTGAAGCATGTCTATTCAGTTGAACCGAGCGCTGAACGGCTCAGGCATGCTGAATGTGTCTTTAAACACTTAAGGGCGCCGGAAGGAAAAGTTACTATTTTAAACGGCAATTTTGAAGAAATTGCTATCACTCAAAAAATTGACCTTTTTGTTTTATGCGCTTCATTTCATCACTGTTATGATAAATATATCCAGGAGCTTTTCAGGAACATTAGAAAACTGCTCAATCCGGAAGGCAGGGTGCTGATAGCGAATGAGCATTATGTGAATTCAGTCTGGGTGATAAAACGTTTTATTTCCTATTTCAAACACTTAGGGAATAAAAAGAAACTCGGGTTTGATCTTAAAAATTTGAGGTCGCCAAACCCCTTTGACGGAGAGCACTGGAGGACAATAAGAGAGCTGAAGGATATTTTTAAGGAAGAGGGGTTTACTGCTGAATTTTACCTTCATAAAGGTGACTTGTGCAAGGATAAACCGACTTTTTATCACCGTGCCGGATGGCGCTATTACTATGCAATCTTGAGAAAGGAGTAA